The genomic stretch GGCGGAGGGGAACCTTTGCCGCACGAGCATGCTGCGCACAGTCCTCATATTCCGGCTGCACATTCAACACAGCCCCATGATCCGGTTGTCGAGCCACCTTAACCCGTACCGTTCCATAGGGGGTATCTACGGCCTGAATTTCCCGGTCTAAAATCGTGCGATCGCACACTTGGCGACGAATCCCCAACGTCGTCGTTTCCTGAAACAGAACCGCCTCGCAATCCACCACCGCATCCCCAGGACAAATCACCGTAATCAACAATCCCGGTCGTGACTTCTTCATGGCGATCGCCGTCGTAAACACATCCAATGCCCCGACTGCAAACAGCTCATCGTACAGATAGCCAATCACCTGCGGACTTAGATCATCTACCTGGGTTTCCAGGATAGTGACAGAGTCTTGGCCTTGGGGTGGAGAGGGGGAGGGGTGAACGGGGGAAGAATGGGGGTGGGTGTGATCGTGAGGGTGGGTGTGATCGTGGGGATGCGGATGGGCGTGATCGTGAGGATAGGGATGGGAATGGGAAACCTGCGTCTGAGATTGGAACCAGGACGAGGGGCGATCGCCAATCCATAGCCGCAGCACATTCGCAATTGGAAGCTGCCGACTGCCTGCCCCCAGTCCCACCTTCCGCACCATCATCTCAGGCACACCGCCAAACGATTTTGCCAGAGTAGTGGCGATCGCTGCTCCCGTCGGCGTTACCAATTCCCGCTCAATGCCATTGCTATATACCGGAACCTGGCGCATCTCCCA from Synechococcales cyanobacterium T60_A2020_003 encodes the following:
- the larC gene encoding nickel pincer cofactor biosynthesis protein LarC — protein: MTTLAYFDCPTGLAGDMCLGALVDAGVPLEYIANQLAQLGLADEYRLWSEPRYPNGLRAMKVHVELQQSVAMPPREHQEVGVDYAPTMAHPHNHGEGTRHLPEIEALIRAAKLPERVERWSLAIFRNLAKAEALAHGIAPEEVHFHEVGATDAIVDIVGTCLGLDWLGVDELYCSALPVGGGTIWAAHGRLPVPTPAVLKLWEMRQVPVYSNGIERELVTPTGAAIATTLAKSFGGVPEMMVRKVGLGAGSRQLPIANVLRLWIGDRPSSWFQSQTQVSHSHPYPHDHAHPHPHDHTHPHDHTHPHSSPVHPSPSPPQGQDSVTILETQVDDLSPQVIGYLYDELFAVGALDVFTTAIAMKKSRPGLLITVICPGDAVVDCEAVLFQETTTLGIRRQVCDRTILDREIQAVDTPYGTVRVKVARQPDHGAVLNVQPEYEDCAQHARAAKVPLRQVHQQALWQWTQEATTD